The following proteins are co-located in the Phyllostomus discolor isolate MPI-MPIP mPhyDis1 chromosome 1, mPhyDis1.pri.v3, whole genome shotgun sequence genome:
- the LOC114490348 gene encoding olfactory receptor 4K2-like translates to MEQFNHSRVSRVSEFVLLGLTDSPELQSFFFVMFSIFYLMTMLGNCLILLTVLSTPQLHSPMYFLLSNLSLIDMCLSSFATPKMITDFFTQRKTISFEGCISQIFLLHLFTGTEIVLLISMSFDRYIAICKPLHYSTIISHRVCVGLVVTSWTVGFLHTMSQLAFTLYLPFCGPNVIDSFFCDLPLVIQLACIDVYVLGIFMISSSGVIALISFLLLLTSYIIVLVTIKDHSSTGSSKAFSTCTAHFIVVLLFFGPCIFIYVWPFTNFLVDKVLSVFYTIFTPFLNPLIYTLRNQEVKTAVMKKLSNQYLNLRMTTLRYPVQ, encoded by the coding sequence ATGGAACAGTTCAACCATTCCAGAGTGTCCAGAGTGTCTGAATTTGTGTTACTTGGACTTACTGATTCTCCTGAGCTCCAGAGTTTCTTCTTTGtgatgttttccattttctatctAATGACCATGCTGGGCAACTGCCTGATTTTGCTCACGGTTTTGTCTACCCCACAACTTCACTCCCCCATGTATTTCCTGCTCAGCAATCTCTCCCTCATTGACATGTGTCTGTCCTCCTTTGCCACTCCAAAGATGATCACGGACTTCTTCACTCAGCGCAAGACCATCTCCTTTGAGGGCTGCATTTCTCAGATCTTCTTATTGCACCTCTTCACTGGGACTGAGATTGTGTTGCTGATCTCTATGTCTTTTGACAGGTACATTGCCATATGCAAACCTCTCCATTATTCAACAATTATAAGCCACAGAGTATGTGTTGGACTTGTGGTAACTTCTTGGACAGTGGGCTTCCTGCATACAATGAGCCAGTTAGCTTTTACTCTCTATTTACCCTTCTGTGGTCCCAATGTTATAGACAGTTTCTTTTGTGACCTTCCTTTGGTCATCCAGCTGGCTTGTATAGATGTATATGTTCTTGGAATCTTCATGATCTCAAGCAGTGGTGTGATTGCTCTTATAAGTTTTCTGCTTTTGCTTACCTCCTACATCATTGTTCTTGTTACTATCAAGGATCATTCTTCCACAGGATCATCTAAGGCTTTTTCTACCTGCACTGCACATTTCATTGTTGTGTTATTGTTCTTTGGGCCCTGCATCTTTATCTATGTGTGGCCTTTCACAAACTTCCTAGTGGACAAAGTTCTCTCTGTTTTCTACACCATCTTCACTCCCTTTTTGAATCCACTTATCTATACTTTGAGAAATCAGGAAGTGAAAACAGCTGTGATGAAGAAACTAAGTAACCAATATTTAAATCTTAGGATGACCACGTTAAGATATCCAGTGCAATGA